From the genome of Bacteroides sp. MSB163, one region includes:
- the hcp gene encoding hydroxylamine reductase, producing MEAKMFCYQCQETMKGTGCILKGVCGKESHTAKAMDLLMFVVRGISVVTDEFRNTGHPVAAEVNRFVVDALFCTITNANFDDESILNRVDKGMALRNRLIEEAKEKGISLPEIDELQWQGGRDEYASKAESVGVLREPDIDLRSLKELMTYGLKGMAAYLEHAMRLGYDDASIHTFMQHALAATATKSLPAGEWVKMVLQTGEYGVKTMALLDKANTERYGNPEMTKVNIGVGKRPGILISGHDLKDMEELLKQTEGTGVDVYTHSEMLPAHYYPAFKKYSHFVGNYGNAWWKQREEFTTFNGPILFTTNCIVPPLANAEYKERMFTTNSTGYPGCKYIQADTEGRKDFSEIIEIAKQCQPPTEIERGEIIGGFAHNQVLQLADKVVDAVKSGAIHRFVVMAGCDGRMKGRDYYTEFAKALPKDTVILTAGCAKYRYNKLPLGDINGIPRVLDAGQCNDSYSLAVIAMKLKEVFELNDINELPIVYNIAWYEQKAVIVLLALLSLGVKKIHLGPTLPAFLSPNVAKVLVDTFQIGTISDVEDDLKMFQLS from the coding sequence ATGGAAGCTAAAATGTTTTGTTACCAGTGTCAGGAGACAATGAAAGGCACCGGTTGTATTTTGAAAGGTGTGTGTGGAAAAGAAAGTCATACAGCGAAGGCAATGGATTTGCTGATGTTCGTGGTACGTGGAATATCGGTCGTTACCGATGAGTTCCGTAACACCGGACATCCTGTAGCTGCCGAAGTGAACCGTTTTGTTGTGGATGCCTTATTCTGTACCATTACAAATGCCAATTTCGATGATGAAAGCATTCTGAACAGGGTGGATAAAGGTATGGCATTGCGTAACCGTTTAATAGAAGAAGCCAAAGAAAAAGGTATTTCCCTACCTGAAATCGACGAATTGCAATGGCAGGGCGGACGTGATGAGTATGCTTCCAAGGCGGAAAGCGTGGGTGTGTTGCGTGAGCCCGACATAGATCTGCGTTCCCTGAAAGAATTGATGACCTATGGTCTGAAAGGTATGGCGGCATATCTGGAACATGCCATGCGTCTGGGATATGACGATGCTTCTATCCATACTTTTATGCAACATGCTTTGGCCGCCACTGCCACAAAATCACTTCCAGCAGGCGAATGGGTGAAGATGGTGCTCCAGACCGGAGAATACGGTGTGAAGACTATGGCTTTACTGGATAAAGCGAATACCGAACGCTATGGCAATCCGGAAATGACAAAAGTGAATATCGGAGTAGGGAAGCGTCCGGGTATCCTGATAAGTGGCCACGACCTGAAAGACATGGAAGAGCTGTTGAAGCAAACCGAAGGTACAGGAGTCGACGTGTACACACATAGCGAAATGCTTCCTGCTCACTATTATCCTGCTTTCAAGAAGTATTCCCACTTCGTAGGCAACTATGGAAATGCCTGGTGGAAGCAGCGTGAAGAGTTCACTACTTTCAATGGTCCTATCCTGTTTACAACGAACTGTATCGTTCCCCCGTTGGCAAATGCTGAATATAAAGAACGTATGTTTACAACAAATTCCACCGGATATCCCGGTTGCAAGTACATTCAGGCAGATACCGAAGGTAGAAAAGACTTCTCCGAAATTATCGAGATAGCTAAGCAATGCCAACCGCCTACGGAAATAGAACGTGGAGAAATCATCGGTGGTTTTGCCCATAATCAGGTGTTGCAACTGGCAGATAAAGTGGTGGATGCCGTGAAGAGCGGTGCTATTCATCGCTTTGTAGTTATGGCAGGTTGCGACGGACGTATGAAGGGACGTGATTATTATACCGAATTTGCCAAGGCGTTGCCTAAAGATACAGTCATCCTGACAGCAGGTTGTGCCAAGTATCGTTACAATAAGTTGCCTCTGGGAGATATCAACGGCATTCCACGTGTACTGGATGCAGGACAGTGCAACGACAGCTATTCACTGGCAGTCATTGCAATGAAGCTGAAAGAAGTGTTCGAACTGAATGATATCAACGAACTCCCGATTGTGTATAACATTGCCTGGTACGAGCAGAAAGCTGTTATCGTACTGCTGGCTTTGTTGAGTCTGGGTGTGAAGAAAATCCATTTAGGACCTACGCTACCTGCCTTCCTGTCGCCCAATGTGGCAAAAGTCTTGGTAGATACTTTTCAGATAGGTACCATCAGTGATGTGGAAGATGACTTGAAGATGTTCCAATTATCATAA
- a CDS encoding ABC transporter ATP-binding protein: MNAIENITIGHTERLRKPVGYTMLANLVNIVPFCLSIEAINVIFRAFDGSGMPLDTQRLWTIFILLVVYVFVMALAEKVSYRANFRGAYEMSAAGRVSLAEHLRKLSLGFLSRRDPGDLSSMLITDFTMAETGISHHLPQLMGALVMPVLAFLGLLWINWRMAVAMFIALPLAVGILLGSTYLQYKLSGKQIAAKINAGNRLEEYLQGIRVMKAYNLLGDKFVRLKNAFAELRRACIRQEALLGPFILLSVTLIRAGLTLMILCGTYLLIGGDLSLLTFVMFLVVGSRVFDPLTSALTNFAEFRYFSIAGGRILTLMNEPEMQGSKEAPESGDITFYHVSFGYQKKQVLHDVSVTLRKNTLTALVGPSGSGKSTMLKLCARFYDPQQGQVLFNGVDMKTLEPESLMSHISMVFQDVYLFQDTIRNNIRFGKTDATDEEIEAAARKACCHDFIMRLPKGYDTQVGEGGCTLSGGEKQRISIARAILKEAPVVLLDEATASLDPENEVEVQRAINTLIAGRTVIVIAHRLKTIKNADNIIVLEEGRMAEQGKHQELLDNKGLYAKLWNIQEKTLGWKL, from the coding sequence ATGAATGCAATAGAAAATATTACGATAGGGCACACCGAACGCCTTCGCAAACCTGTGGGCTACACGATGCTTGCCAACCTGGTAAATATTGTCCCATTCTGCCTGTCTATCGAAGCAATCAACGTGATATTCCGTGCTTTCGATGGCAGCGGAATGCCGCTGGACACTCAACGGCTCTGGACTATTTTTATCCTGCTTGTAGTGTATGTATTTGTCATGGCGTTGGCCGAAAAGGTTTCCTACCGCGCCAATTTCCGAGGTGCCTATGAAATGAGTGCCGCAGGACGTGTTAGCCTGGCAGAGCATTTGCGGAAACTCTCATTAGGCTTCCTGTCACGCCGCGATCCGGGTGATCTTTCCTCCATGCTGATTACAGACTTTACTATGGCGGAAACAGGTATTTCGCATCATCTACCCCAATTGATGGGTGCACTGGTGATGCCTGTACTTGCCTTCCTTGGCTTGCTATGGATAAATTGGCGAATGGCCGTTGCCATGTTTATAGCCCTGCCACTTGCCGTAGGAATATTGCTGGGCAGTACTTACCTGCAATACAAACTGAGCGGCAAACAGATTGCTGCCAAAATCAATGCAGGCAATCGCCTGGAAGAGTACTTGCAGGGAATACGGGTAATGAAAGCATATAATCTGCTGGGCGACAAGTTTGTCCGTCTGAAGAATGCCTTTGCCGAACTGCGCCGTGCCTGTATCCGCCAGGAAGCATTGCTCGGCCCGTTCATACTGCTTTCCGTAACGCTGATACGAGCAGGTCTGACGTTGATGATACTTTGTGGAACGTACTTATTGATAGGAGGAGATTTATCCTTGCTCACGTTCGTTATGTTCCTCGTTGTCGGTTCCCGCGTCTTCGATCCGCTGACTTCGGCACTGACCAACTTTGCAGAATTCCGATATTTCTCCATTGCAGGAGGGCGTATCCTGACGCTGATGAACGAACCGGAAATGCAAGGAAGTAAAGAAGCCCCGGAAAGCGGTGATATCACTTTCTATCACGTATCATTCGGCTATCAGAAAAAACAGGTACTGCATGATGTATCGGTAACACTGCGTAAGAATACACTCACCGCTCTGGTAGGTCCTTCGGGCAGTGGAAAAAGCACCATGCTGAAACTATGCGCACGTTTTTACGATCCGCAACAGGGACAGGTTTTATTTAATGGAGTAGATATGAAAACCCTGGAACCGGAATCGCTGATGAGTCATATCTCAATGGTATTCCAGGATGTGTATCTGTTTCAAGATACTATTCGCAACAATATCCGTTTCGGTAAAACCGACGCTACGGACGAAGAAATAGAAGCGGCGGCCCGCAAAGCATGTTGCCACGATTTCATCATGCGATTGCCCAAAGGATATGATACGCAGGTCGGTGAAGGTGGTTGTACCTTGTCCGGTGGAGAGAAGCAGCGCATTTCCATCGCACGTGCTATATTGAAAGAAGCTCCCGTAGTGCTTCTGGATGAAGCAACGGCTTCACTCGATCCGGAAAATGAAGTGGAAGTACAGCGTGCCATCAATACATTGATTGCAGGACGTACGGTAATCGTGATTGCCCATCGCCTGAAGACGATCAAGAATGCAGATAACATCATAGTATTGGAGGAAGGACGCATGGCTGAACAAGGTAAGCATCAGGAACTACTCGATAATAAGGGGCTATACGCCAAGCTATGGAATATACAGGAAAAGACATTGGGGTGGAAGTTGTAA
- the ccsA gene encoding cytochrome c biogenesis protein CcsA, producing the protein MTWDYFVPFSIAALHFWGFGAFAAWRARKPYVVGGLTLIGLAIFFCFIVGMWISLERPPMRTMGETRLWYSFFLPLAGLITYSRWRYKWILSFSFILSLVFICINIFKPEIHNKTLMPALQSPWFTPHVIVYMFAYAMLGAATVMAIYLLWFKKKPIDSREMDLCDNLTYVGLAFMTLGMLSGAVWAKEAWGHYWSWDPKETWAAATWFSYLIYIHFRLGKPLLHRKALILLLISFVLLQMCWYGINYLPSAQGVSIHTYNLN; encoded by the coding sequence ATGACGTGGGATTATTTTGTACCGTTTTCAATTGCCGCCCTGCACTTCTGGGGATTCGGTGCCTTTGCCGCTTGGCGCGCAAGAAAACCATATGTTGTTGGCGGGCTTACCTTGATAGGGCTTGCTATCTTCTTCTGCTTTATTGTGGGAATGTGGATTTCCCTGGAACGCCCGCCTATGCGGACCATGGGAGAGACGCGCCTGTGGTACTCTTTCTTTCTTCCACTGGCAGGACTCATCACATACAGCCGTTGGAGGTATAAGTGGATACTCAGTTTCAGTTTTATCCTATCACTGGTATTTATCTGTATCAATATCTTCAAACCGGAAATACATAACAAAACTTTGATGCCGGCTTTGCAAAGTCCGTGGTTTACGCCGCATGTCATCGTATATATGTTTGCCTATGCTATGCTGGGTGCGGCCACCGTGATGGCTATTTATCTGCTTTGGTTCAAGAAGAAGCCGATTGACAGCCGGGAGATGGACCTATGCGATAATCTGACTTATGTGGGATTGGCATTCATGACATTAGGCATGCTGTCGGGGGCTGTATGGGCAAAAGAGGCGTGGGGACATTACTGGTCGTGGGATCCAAAGGAGACATGGGCGGCCGCTACGTGGTTCTCCTATCTGATTTATATACATTTCCGCCTTGGAAAACCTTTGTTACACCGTAAGGCCTTAATTTTACTTCTGATATCATTTGTTTTGCTGCAAATGTGCTGGTACGGCATCAACTATCTGCCTTCTGCACAGGGAGTCAGCATTCATACGTATAATTTAAACTGA
- a CDS encoding cytochrome c biogenesis protein ResB, protein MWIRPWGFKEGCLIGAGLLVTGWLLQITIGEIDWSLFVCPVNIIVLVLYIAGIVAMHCLRKRVYFFGWMSHYTSAVSSLLWVAGITVVMGLIRQIPSGHPADMLGFSRMLSAWPFVLLYIWMVTVLGVTTLRAGFPFRWKKLAFLLNHAGLFIALITATLGNADMQRLKMTTRIDNAEWRAMDEYGKLIELPLAIELKDFTIDEYPPKLMLIDNETGRTLPEKAPEHLLLEEGVTEGQLSDWLVTIRQTIPWAASVATEDTVKFTEFHSMGATYAVYLQAINQKTKTAKEGWVSCGSFIFPYKALRLDSLTSLIMPEREPQRFASTVKVYTEDGKQVEDTIAVNHPLNVAGWNIYQLSYDDTKGRWSDISVFELVRDPWLPAVYAGIIMMVLGAICLFVNAQKRKEEDAE, encoded by the coding sequence TTGTCTGTCCGGTGAACATCATTGTTCTGGTTTTATATATAGCCGGAATAGTTGCCATGCACTGCCTGCGCAAGCGTGTTTATTTCTTCGGTTGGATGAGTCATTATACATCGGCTGTCTCTTCTCTTTTATGGGTGGCGGGCATTACGGTGGTGATGGGACTTATCCGTCAGATCCCTTCCGGTCATCCGGCAGATATGCTTGGCTTTTCACGAATGCTTTCGGCATGGCCTTTTGTATTGCTTTATATCTGGATGGTGACTGTGCTGGGAGTGACTACGCTTCGTGCCGGATTTCCATTCAGATGGAAGAAGCTTGCTTTCCTTTTGAACCATGCCGGGCTGTTCATTGCCCTGATTACGGCAACCTTGGGAAATGCCGATATGCAGCGGTTGAAAATGACCACCCGGATAGATAATGCCGAATGGCGTGCAATGGATGAGTACGGCAAATTGATAGAACTTCCGCTGGCCATTGAACTGAAAGACTTCACGATTGACGAGTATCCTCCGAAACTGATGCTGATTGATAATGAAACAGGACGTACACTGCCAGAGAAAGCACCGGAACATTTGTTGCTGGAAGAAGGTGTAACGGAGGGGCAGCTGTCCGATTGGCTGGTGACTATCCGGCAAACGATTCCCTGGGCGGCTTCTGTGGCTACGGAAGATACGGTGAAGTTTACCGAATTCCATTCGATGGGAGCCACGTACGCCGTTTATTTGCAGGCTATCAATCAAAAGACGAAAACTGCAAAAGAGGGTTGGGTAAGTTGCGGTAGTTTTATTTTCCCATATAAAGCATTGCGTCTGGATTCGTTGACAAGCCTTATCATGCCGGAACGCGAACCGCAGCGTTTTGCATCTACAGTGAAAGTATACACGGAAGACGGCAAACAGGTGGAAGATACGATTGCAGTGAACCATCCCCTGAATGTGGCGGGATGGAATATTTATCAATTGAGTTATGATGATACGAAAGGGCGTTGGAGCGATATCAGTGTGTTCGAACTGGTACGTGATCCGTGGTTGCCTGCTGTCTATGCAGGTATTATCATGATGGTGCTGGGAGCTATCTGTCTGTTTGTCAATGCACAAAAAAGAAAAGAGGAGGACGCTGAATGA
- a CDS encoding Crp/Fnr family transcriptional regulator yields the protein MEPHILLQMPLFRGITEETLLKFVLLHQHTLKSYKPGEFIAMQGDIYRSLYILCNGTVRTQMVSAEGKQLTIETLRAPKLLAPAFIFASENRFPVNIETLETSEVLILNKDAFLEFMHQYPVIMQNFLKLISDRSLFLSKKLNEFALQSLKSRLLNYVKMHGGIGSQQEVAHILGVARPSLARAISELSNEGCIQIEGKEMRINEENSKKYF from the coding sequence ATGGAACCACATATATTATTACAGATGCCATTATTTCGAGGCATAACAGAAGAAACGCTGTTAAAGTTCGTTCTGTTGCACCAACATACCCTTAAATCTTATAAACCGGGAGAGTTTATCGCCATGCAGGGAGATATTTACCGTTCTCTCTATATTCTGTGCAATGGAACAGTACGTACGCAAATGGTCAGTGCAGAAGGAAAACAACTCACCATAGAGACCCTCCGTGCTCCGAAACTCCTTGCACCAGCTTTCATCTTCGCTTCCGAAAACCGTTTCCCGGTGAATATCGAAACCCTGGAAACCTCGGAAGTATTGATTCTGAACAAGGATGCTTTTCTGGAGTTCATGCACCAGTACCCGGTCATCATGCAGAATTTCCTGAAGTTGATTTCCGACCGGAGTTTGTTTCTATCCAAGAAACTGAACGAGTTTGCCTTACAAAGCCTGAAATCCAGATTACTCAATTATGTAAAGATGCATGGAGGCATCGGTTCCCAACAGGAAGTGGCACATATACTTGGGGTAGCCCGTCCGTCATTGGCACGTGCCATATCCGAGTTGAGTAACGAGGGCTGCATACAAATAGAAGGAAAAGAAATGCGTATTAATGAGGAGAATTCGAAGAAATACTTTTAA
- a CDS encoding alginate export family protein, producing MKTTYWAMLLMLLPSMAYTQTTEKENEFTMSIQIRPRAEYRNGALMPRNEGEEPAGFINNRARLSMEYKRSDLQMKISAQHVGVWGQDPQIDKNGRFIMNEAWAKLNFGKNYFAQLGRQTLSYDDERILGGLDWNIAGRYHDALKLGYADPNNQLHLILAFNQNDETKIGGTYYVQAGAQPYKNMQTLWYHYKSDYTPFDASLLFMNLGLETGDAATKESHTRYLQTMGTYITYRENGWNVDGAFYYQTGKNQNVQKVSAFMASLQVAYAFPYNLKPTWIVVASADYLSGNSGDSDKYKAFNVLYGTHHKFYGAMDYFYASDFKPGYAPGLFDKRLGLRFRASDKVDMDLNYHHFSTAVKLPGLKKALGSEVDYQINWSVMKDVKLSAGYSIMRGTETMDVVKGGNHKSWQDWGWVSVNINPRVLFVKW from the coding sequence ATGAAAACTACTTATTGGGCAATGCTTCTCATGCTTTTGCCAAGCATGGCGTATACGCAAACGACAGAAAAAGAGAATGAATTTACAATGTCCATCCAGATCAGACCTCGTGCGGAATATCGTAACGGTGCTCTGATGCCCCGTAATGAAGGAGAGGAACCTGCGGGATTCATCAATAACCGTGCACGCCTTTCTATGGAGTACAAGCGTTCTGATTTGCAAATGAAAATCTCGGCTCAGCATGTGGGGGTATGGGGACAAGATCCGCAGATTGACAAGAATGGACGTTTCATCATGAACGAGGCATGGGCTAAATTGAATTTCGGTAAAAACTACTTTGCACAATTAGGTCGTCAGACCCTTTCGTATGATGACGAGCGCATTCTGGGCGGACTGGATTGGAACATAGCCGGACGTTACCATGATGCATTGAAACTGGGTTATGCCGATCCCAACAACCAACTGCATCTGATCCTTGCTTTCAACCAGAATGACGAGACTAAGATAGGCGGTACCTATTACGTGCAGGCCGGAGCGCAGCCTTACAAGAATATGCAGACACTCTGGTATCACTATAAATCCGATTATACTCCCTTTGATGCATCCTTACTGTTCATGAATCTGGGATTGGAAACCGGAGATGCCGCTACTAAAGAGTCTCACACCCGTTATCTGCAAACGATGGGAACTTATATCACCTACAGGGAAAATGGGTGGAATGTAGACGGCGCCTTCTATTATCAGACGGGCAAGAACCAAAATGTGCAGAAGGTATCTGCTTTCATGGCCAGCCTGCAAGTGGCTTATGCTTTCCCATACAATCTTAAACCGACTTGGATCGTAGTGGCAAGCGCTGATTATCTAAGTGGAAACAGTGGTGACAGTGACAAGTATAAGGCATTCAATGTTCTATATGGCACACATCATAAGTTTTACGGAGCTATGGATTATTTCTACGCGTCCGACTTTAAACCCGGATATGCTCCCGGCTTGTTTGACAAACGTCTGGGTTTACGTTTCCGTGCTTCTGATAAGGTGGATATGGATTTGAACTACCATCATTTCTCAACTGCGGTGAAATTGCCGGGGTTGAAGAAAGCATTAGGTTCGGAAGTCGATTATCAAATAAACTGGTCGGTGATGAAGGATGTGAAACTCTCCGCCGGATATTCCATTATGCGCGGAACGGAGACGATGGACGTTGTGAAAGGCGGCAATCATAAAAGCTGGCAAGATTGGGGATGGGTATCTGTCAATATCAACCCCAGAGTGCTGTTTGTGAAGTGGTAA
- a CDS encoding TetR/AcrR family transcriptional regulator, with the protein MQYPKDDIQKEILKAAEKVFLENGFPKASMREIAQEAQVGLSNIYNYFKSKDDIFCTVVRPVISAFERMLHEHHGRYGADIMEMYSTEYLRYVIEEYMTLIQKHRKLLVLLFFHAQGSSLENFKENFTERSTSLVKEYFRDMKEKHPQMNINVTDFSIHLHTAWMFTMFEELIMHRVGIEDLEQIVTEYITFEVTGWRELMKI; encoded by the coding sequence ATGCAATACCCTAAAGATGACATACAAAAAGAAATTTTGAAAGCTGCCGAAAAGGTATTCCTCGAAAACGGCTTTCCAAAGGCTTCCATGCGTGAAATTGCGCAAGAAGCACAGGTAGGGTTGAGCAATATCTATAACTATTTCAAAAGTAAGGATGATATTTTCTGTACGGTGGTACGGCCTGTAATCAGTGCATTCGAAAGAATGCTACACGAACATCACGGTCGTTATGGAGCAGATATCATGGAGATGTATTCCACAGAATACCTACGATATGTGATAGAAGAGTACATGACATTGATACAAAAGCATCGCAAATTGTTGGTATTGCTATTTTTCCATGCACAGGGTTCTTCACTGGAAAACTTCAAGGAGAACTTCACCGAACGCTCCACATCACTCGTGAAAGAGTACTTCAGAGATATGAAAGAGAAACATCCGCAAATGAATATCAATGTAACCGACTTTTCTATCCACCTGCACACGGCATGGATGTTCACCATGTTTGAGGAATTGATCATGCACCGAGTCGGGATAGAAGATTTGGAACAGATAGTCACAGAATACATCACATTCGAAGTAACTGGTTGGAGAGAGCTTATGAAAATATAA
- a CDS encoding ABC transporter ATP-binding protein — translation MKEKLKKKKGIARLFEIAGERKGLLILAGILSAGSATCMLVPYWSVYRVLQELLLHASDLEKIDSGILIYWGWFAFFGLIGGLLLLYAALMASHVAAFRILYGLRIKLSEHIGRLSLGYLNGTSTGSIKKIMEQNVEKIENFIAHTIPDLVNVLATVTLMFIIFFSLNGWMAAVCLFCIALSIGLQFANFFGKKAQEFTKIYFDTQERMSASAVQYVRGMPVVKIFGQSVRSFRRFNSEIEAYKEYALKVCDTYEPGMVVFTILLNSLITFILPIGLLLLSHEPQNLALAAVYLFFIIMGPGVASPIYKLMFLGSGTREIDEGVERIDRIFAEPPVPEAQTPQVPAGYDIEFLKVSFAYENKAETTRTEALRDITFTARQGEITALVGPSGSGKSTVANLIPRFWDVVEGEIRIGGVNIKNIPTEKLMDIVSFVFQDSFLFFDTLYENIRVGNSSAGREEVIAAAKAAQCHEFIESLPQGYETRIGDEGVYLSGGESQRVCVARAILKNAPILVLDEATAFADPENEYKMQQALQHLIQNKTVIIIAHRLSSIISAQQIIVLNEGKLVQHGKHEILSKTEGLYKNMWDAYTDAFRWELNSKKEVKE, via the coding sequence ATGAAAGAGAAACTGAAAAAGAAAAAAGGAATCGCCCGCCTGTTTGAAATTGCAGGCGAGCGGAAAGGACTGCTGATCCTGGCCGGTATCTTGTCGGCAGGAAGCGCTACGTGCATGTTGGTTCCCTACTGGTCGGTATACCGCGTATTGCAGGAGTTACTGCTTCACGCCAGTGACTTAGAAAAGATAGATAGCGGGATACTGATATACTGGGGATGGTTTGCCTTCTTCGGACTGATCGGAGGATTATTGCTACTTTATGCGGCACTGATGGCCTCACATGTAGCAGCTTTCCGTATCCTATACGGATTACGTATCAAGCTATCGGAACACATCGGACGCTTATCGTTAGGATACCTGAACGGTACATCTACCGGAAGCATCAAGAAAATTATGGAACAGAATGTAGAAAAGATTGAGAACTTCATTGCCCATACCATCCCCGACCTTGTGAATGTATTGGCTACGGTCACTCTGATGTTTATCATCTTCTTCTCCCTGAATGGCTGGATGGCTGCGGTCTGTCTATTCTGTATCGCATTGAGTATAGGATTACAGTTTGCCAACTTCTTCGGGAAAAAGGCACAGGAGTTTACTAAAATCTACTTTGATACACAGGAACGAATGAGCGCCTCAGCCGTACAATATGTACGTGGCATGCCGGTCGTGAAAATCTTCGGTCAGAGCGTCCGGTCATTCCGCCGTTTCAATAGTGAGATTGAGGCGTATAAGGAATATGCACTGAAAGTATGCGATACATACGAACCCGGCATGGTGGTCTTCACCATATTACTGAACTCACTCATTACGTTTATTCTGCCGATAGGTTTACTATTACTGAGTCATGAGCCACAAAATCTGGCATTAGCCGCTGTCTATCTATTCTTTATTATTATGGGTCCCGGAGTAGCCTCCCCTATTTATAAACTGATGTTCCTCGGATCGGGTACACGGGAAATAGACGAGGGCGTAGAACGTATTGACCGTATCTTTGCCGAGCCACCCGTACCGGAGGCACAAACACCGCAAGTACCCGCCGGTTATGACATTGAATTCCTCAAGGTTAGTTTCGCTTATGAGAATAAAGCGGAGACAACTCGTACCGAAGCGCTGCGCGACATCACCTTCACAGCACGCCAAGGTGAAATTACGGCACTCGTAGGCCCCTCAGGTTCAGGAAAATCTACAGTAGCCAATCTGATTCCCCGCTTCTGGGATGTAGTGGAAGGCGAAATACGGATCGGAGGAGTCAACATCAAAAATATTCCCACCGAAAAGTTGATGGACATTGTTTCCTTTGTTTTCCAGGATAGCTTCCTTTTCTTTGATACCCTCTATGAAAATATCCGGGTAGGAAACTCCAGTGCAGGGCGCGAGGAAGTGATAGCTGCCGCAAAAGCCGCACAGTGCCATGAGTTTATAGAAAGCCTTCCGCAAGGTTATGAAACCCGCATCGGAGATGAGGGCGTCTACCTTTCCGGTGGCGAGTCGCAACGTGTCTGTGTGGCAAGGGCCATCCTGAAAAATGCCCCTATCCTGGTGCTGGACGAGGCGACTGCTTTTGCCGATCCCGAAAATGAATATAAGATGCAGCAGGCTTTGCAACATCTGATCCAGAATAAGACGGTTATCATCATTGCACACCGTCTCTCGTCCATCATTTCGGCACAGCAAATCATCGTACTGAACGAAGGAAAGCTCGTACAGCATGGGAAACACGAGATATTAAGTAAAACGGAAGGATTATATAAGAATATGTGGGACGCTTATACGGATGCGTTCCGCTGGGAACTAAACAGTAAGAAGGAGGTAAAAGAATGA
- a CDS encoding Crp/Fnr family transcriptional regulator, producing the protein MRKITLTDKHQELLFQIPLFRDLPLNIKHSLLDRLDISLYSVDKKDIIATQGTLCKKLYVLLEGKLRVDIIDGLGNEVMIEYIVAARAFATPHLFSSDGVLPATFTAMEDSTLLTASKESMFKLISEEPKILHNFLCITGNCNVCTVSRLKTLSRKTVRERFVVYLLEHKKKNSSTVNIIHNQATLAEYLNVTRPALSKEINKMIKEGIIDMDGKTVQILNETILERYV; encoded by the coding sequence ATGAGGAAAATAACATTAACCGACAAACATCAGGAATTACTTTTCCAGATTCCGCTGTTCCGTGACCTTCCCCTTAACATCAAGCATTCGTTGCTCGACAGGTTGGATATCTCCCTGTACTCAGTCGACAAAAAAGATATCATTGCCACCCAGGGAACACTCTGCAAAAAGTTATATGTATTGTTGGAAGGGAAACTACGGGTAGATATTATCGACGGATTGGGAAATGAAGTCATGATAGAATATATCGTTGCGGCACGTGCATTCGCCACTCCTCATTTATTCAGTTCGGACGGAGTGCTGCCGGCAACCTTTACCGCCATGGAAGACAGTACCCTACTCACCGCCAGCAAAGAGTCCATGTTTAAGCTTATCAGCGAGGAACCTAAAATATTACACAACTTTCTTTGCATCACAGGCAATTGTAATGTCTGCACAGTATCCCGCCTGAAAACCCTATCACGAAAAACAGTGCGTGAACGTTTCGTTGTCTACTTGCTGGAACACAAGAAAAAGAATTCTTCAACGGTCAACATCATTCACAATCAGGCAACCCTTGCCGAATATCTGAATGTAACCCGCCCTGCACTATCGAAGGAAATTAATAAAATGATAAAGGAAGGAATTATAGATATGGATGGAAAGACAGTGCAGATACTCAATGAAACTATATTAGAAAGGTACGTATAG